A single window of Anomaloglossus baeobatrachus isolate aAnoBae1 chromosome 5, aAnoBae1.hap1, whole genome shotgun sequence DNA harbors:
- the LOC142312255 gene encoding uncharacterized protein LOC142312255 isoform X1 — translation MDMDRDKMAERILHLTLEILFRLTGEDYTVVKISSERCQAPVSEGWGRPLSPITGPPPHPLILEDIDDQKILELNYKMIELLTGEVPIRCQDITVYFSMEEWEYLEGHEDLYKDIMMEVSQPLTSPVLSSNRTTSERCPRPFLPQDCKQEDPDVPQDHQGEDWRHIIITETYVRGDEWCKEMIPTDNCSADDGTRTSEGQGTFSIYKSEELDFTQNTIEVNAITPDIPSSLHNKDLSSDPMKQVRSTELLQSTKKNKSQKIGTKIQNALKTKKPFSCSEYGNSFPFEICLVKPKKIHTEEKRFSCSKCGKSFNWKSVLVRHERIHTGEKPHSCSECGKCFRDKSDLIVHQRIHTGEKPFSCSECGKCFNHKSHLATHHRTHTGEKPFSCSECGKYFHQKSHLVLHHRTHTGEKPFSCSECGKYFYHKSHLISHQRIHTGEKPFSCSECGKCFNHKTILIAHQRTHTGEKPFSCQNVGNVFTRNRIFFFTR, via the exons atggatatggacagggacaagatggcggagaggatattacacctcaccctagagatcctcttccggcttactggagag gattacacagtagtgaagatctctagtgagcgctgtcaggcccctgtatctgagggatggggaagacccctgagcccaatcacggggcctccacctcaccccctaatACTTGAAGACAtcgatgaccagaagatcctagaactcaactacaagatgattgagctgctgactggagag gttcctataaggtgtcaggacatcaccgtctatttctccatggaggagtgggagtatttagaaggacacgaaGATCTGTACAAGGATATCATGATGGAGGtttcccagcccctcacatcaccag ttctttcCAGTAATAGGACAAcatcagagagatgtccccgtccttttctcccacaggactgtaaacaagaagatcccgatgttcctcaggatcatcag GGGGAAGATTGGAGACATATTATtattacagagacatatgtgaggggtgatgagtggtgtaaagagatGATTCCTACAGATAATTgctcag CAGATGACGGTACCAGGACGTCAGAAGGACAAGGAACATTTTCAATTTATAAATCAGAGGAACTTGATTTCACACAGAATACAATTGAAGTGAATGCCATTACTCCAGATATCCCATCATCTCTGCACAACAAAGATTTATCATCTGATCCTATGAAACAGGTCCGCTCTACTGAATTATTACAGAGTactaagaaaaataaaagtcaGAAAATAGGCACTAAAATCCAAAATGCTCTTAAaacaaagaagccattttcatgttcagaatatggAAATAGTTTTCCCTTCGAAATATGTTTGGTTAAACCTAAAAAAATTCATACAGAGGAGAAGAGATTTTCTTGTTccaaatgtgggaaatcttttaactggaaatcagttcttgttaggcatgagagaattcatactggggagaagccacattcatgttcagaatgtgggaaatgttttagagacAAATCGGATCTTATTGTACATCAgagaatacacacaggggagaagccattttcatgttcagaatgtgggaaatgttttaaccacaaaTCACACCTTGCTACACACCACAgaacccacacaggggagaagcctttttcatgttcagaatgtgggaaatattttcacCAGAAATCGCATCTTGTTCTTCACCACAgaacccacacaggggagaagccattttcatgttcagaatgtgggaaatatttttacCACAAATCACATCTTATTTCACATCAGAGAATccacacaggggaaaaaccattttcatgttcagaatgtgggaaatgttttaaccacaaaACAATTCTTATTGCACACCAGAgaacccacacaggggagaagccattttcatgtcagaatgtgggaaatgttttcaccAGAAATCGCATCTTCTTTTTCACCAGGTAA
- the LOC142312255 gene encoding uncharacterized protein LOC142312255 isoform X2 — MDMDRDKMAERILHLTLEILFRLTGEDYTVVKISSERCQAPVSEGWGRPLSPITGPPPHPLILEDIDDQKILELNYKMIELLTGEVPIRCQDITVYFSMEEWEYLEGHEDLYKDIMMEVSQPLTSPVLSSNRTTSERCPRPFLPQDCKQEDPDVPQDHQGEDWRHIIITETYVRGDEWCKEMIPTDNCSDDGTRTSEGQGTFSIYKSEELDFTQNTIEVNAITPDIPSSLHNKDLSSDPMKQVRSTELLQSTKKNKSQKIGTKIQNALKTKKPFSCSEYGNSFPFEICLVKPKKIHTEEKRFSCSKCGKSFNWKSVLVRHERIHTGEKPHSCSECGKCFRDKSDLIVHQRIHTGEKPFSCSECGKCFNHKSHLATHHRTHTGEKPFSCSECGKYFHQKSHLVLHHRTHTGEKPFSCSECGKYFYHKSHLISHQRIHTGEKPFSCSECGKCFNHKTILIAHQRTHTGEKPFSCQNVGNVFTRNRIFFFTR; from the exons atggatatggacagggacaagatggcggagaggatattacacctcaccctagagatcctcttccggcttactggagag gattacacagtagtgaagatctctagtgagcgctgtcaggcccctgtatctgagggatggggaagacccctgagcccaatcacggggcctccacctcaccccctaatACTTGAAGACAtcgatgaccagaagatcctagaactcaactacaagatgattgagctgctgactggagag gttcctataaggtgtcaggacatcaccgtctatttctccatggaggagtgggagtatttagaaggacacgaaGATCTGTACAAGGATATCATGATGGAGGtttcccagcccctcacatcaccag ttctttcCAGTAATAGGACAAcatcagagagatgtccccgtccttttctcccacaggactgtaaacaagaagatcccgatgttcctcaggatcatcag GGGGAAGATTGGAGACATATTATtattacagagacatatgtgaggggtgatgagtggtgtaaagagatGATTCCTACAGATAATTgctcag ATGACGGTACCAGGACGTCAGAAGGACAAGGAACATTTTCAATTTATAAATCAGAGGAACTTGATTTCACACAGAATACAATTGAAGTGAATGCCATTACTCCAGATATCCCATCATCTCTGCACAACAAAGATTTATCATCTGATCCTATGAAACAGGTCCGCTCTACTGAATTATTACAGAGTactaagaaaaataaaagtcaGAAAATAGGCACTAAAATCCAAAATGCTCTTAAaacaaagaagccattttcatgttcagaatatggAAATAGTTTTCCCTTCGAAATATGTTTGGTTAAACCTAAAAAAATTCATACAGAGGAGAAGAGATTTTCTTGTTccaaatgtgggaaatcttttaactggaaatcagttcttgttaggcatgagagaattcatactggggagaagccacattcatgttcagaatgtgggaaatgttttagagacAAATCGGATCTTATTGTACATCAgagaatacacacaggggagaagccattttcatgttcagaatgtgggaaatgttttaaccacaaaTCACACCTTGCTACACACCACAgaacccacacaggggagaagcctttttcatgttcagaatgtgggaaatattttcacCAGAAATCGCATCTTGTTCTTCACCACAgaacccacacaggggagaagccattttcatgttcagaatgtgggaaatatttttacCACAAATCACATCTTATTTCACATCAGAGAATccacacaggggaaaaaccattttcatgttcagaatgtgggaaatgttttaaccacaaaACAATTCTTATTGCACACCAGAgaacccacacaggggagaagccattttcatgtcagaatgtgggaaatgttttcaccAGAAATCGCATCTTCTTTTTCACCAGGTAA